From the Lancefieldella sp. Marseille-Q7238 genome, one window contains:
- a CDS encoding ABC transporter ATP-binding protein: protein MLSVLKMYFQFGSAYRDRLYKGLLFTILCCLFEGLQITALWIVFSALTAGTLSGQTALLALGVMGISIAGTFVCSHFKSENFCDANFSMAGKKRAEVGDTLRHLPMGYFNENSLGEVTSIMTNQLDAMQNLGGLLYMTIVGGLVFSLIVVIFLCALDWRLGLMAAVTLALFCLSMELLQSYVRVTAEKFSAANTALVSAVLEYVRGISVVRAFSLVDDAEGKLAYTVDDCRAQALALEFKALRFSILQMVVSKATSVVMCLMSVWLWLSGSLATATCLTVVVVSFMLFSRLEAAGRFSAILRNIEIAMEQTNELLATPPMDEGAAIEKADAFDIEVSDITFGYDDRRILDGVSLSIPAGTSCAIVGPSGSGKTTLARLIERFWDVDSGKVTLGGHDVRDYKVDSLLQNFSTVFQGVFLFDDTIENNIKFGSPEATHEQVVEAARRACCEEFIQALPNGYETRLGESGSSLSGGERQRLSIARAILKDAPIVVLDEATANVDPENELELQRAIAELTQSKTVIMIAHRLKTVRNADQILVLDHGHIVQRGTHESLMAEGGLYADFVNMREKTVGWKIA, encoded by the coding sequence ATGCTTTCTGTTTTGAAAATGTACTTCCAATTTGGAAGCGCGTATCGTGACAGGCTCTACAAGGGCCTCCTGTTTACCATTTTGTGCTGCCTGTTTGAGGGCCTGCAGATAACCGCGCTCTGGATAGTCTTCAGCGCGCTGACTGCCGGGACGCTTTCGGGTCAGACAGCTCTTCTCGCCCTAGGAGTTATGGGTATCAGCATTGCGGGTACCTTTGTGTGTTCGCACTTCAAGAGCGAGAATTTCTGCGACGCCAACTTCAGCATGGCAGGTAAAAAACGCGCCGAGGTCGGGGATACGCTGCGCCATTTGCCCATGGGTTATTTCAACGAGAACAGCCTTGGTGAAGTGACGTCAATTATGACCAACCAGCTTGACGCTATGCAAAATCTTGGTGGCCTTTTGTATATGACCATCGTTGGTGGCTTGGTGTTTTCCCTGATTGTTGTCATCTTTTTGTGCGCGCTTGACTGGCGCCTTGGCCTTATGGCTGCCGTGACGCTGGCGCTCTTTTGTCTGAGCATGGAACTTTTGCAAAGCTACGTACGCGTGACGGCTGAAAAATTTTCTGCAGCCAACACCGCTCTTGTAAGCGCGGTGCTTGAATATGTGCGTGGTATCAGCGTAGTGCGCGCGTTTTCTCTTGTGGACGATGCGGAAGGCAAACTTGCGTATACCGTTGATGATTGCCGAGCCCAGGCTTTAGCCCTTGAGTTTAAGGCGCTGCGCTTCTCGATTTTGCAGATGGTGGTTTCTAAGGCCACAAGCGTTGTCATGTGCCTGATGTCTGTATGGCTGTGGCTCTCCGGCAGCCTCGCTACGGCTACCTGCCTGACCGTAGTGGTGGTATCGTTTATGCTGTTCAGTCGTCTAGAGGCGGCCGGACGCTTTTCGGCGATTCTTCGCAATATCGAAATTGCTATGGAGCAGACAAATGAACTTCTCGCCACGCCTCCCATGGATGAGGGCGCGGCCATCGAGAAGGCCGATGCCTTTGACATCGAAGTGTCCGATATTACCTTTGGCTATGATGACCGCCGCATCCTCGATGGCGTAAGTCTTTCTATTCCTGCAGGCACTTCATGTGCTATCGTGGGTCCTAGCGGGTCCGGTAAAACAACGCTAGCCCGTCTGATTGAGCGTTTTTGGGATGTAGATTCCGGCAAAGTCACCTTGGGAGGACACGATGTGCGTGACTACAAGGTTGATTCGCTGTTGCAGAATTTCTCCACCGTTTTTCAGGGCGTTTTCCTGTTTGACGACACTATTGAAAACAATATCAAGTTTGGTAGCCCTGAGGCGACGCATGAGCAGGTGGTAGAAGCCGCTCGCCGTGCCTGTTGTGAGGAGTTTATACAGGCGTTGCCCAACGGCTATGAGACGCGGCTGGGAGAGAGTGGCTCTTCGCTTTCCGGCGGTGAGCGTCAGCGTCTTTCCATCGCTCGCGCCATTCTGAAGGATGCGCCGATTGTGGTGCTTGATGAGGCGACAGCCAATGTTGATCCTGAAAATGAGCTCGAGCTCCAGCGCGCTATTGCTGAGCTTACGCAGTCAAAAACGGTCATCATGATCGCTCACCGCTTAAAGACAGTGCGCAACGCCGACCAAATACTGGTGCTTGACCATGGACATATCGTGCAGCGCGGTACCCATGAATCGCTTATGGCGGAAGGCGGTCTCTACGCTGACTTTGTCAATATGCGCGAGAAGACCGTTGGCTGGAAGATTGCCTAA
- a CDS encoding HAMP domain-containing sensor histidine kinase, translating to MSSEKRKRIGKWAKNLVKTRSTSRSESSTARSISWGFWWRKLLNYLFFNLLLFACVALILVYSYNKSLPQGTFTFGFFPAHYHAISLTFPNTLSSFSTVRYIVHSPDSSVTAFELGKDLIALWPLYAAVLIWELLDLLHYFNDTRRVKRALLPLNTLALKAEKLGNADLLASVHPNASTDGASLSHGKMESLEQAIERASVDSPQIHTGNEDLASIEIALNKLLHQMQEAKLQQMRFVNDASHELRTPIAVIRGYTDMLDRWGKTDEAVLDESIAALKSESEHMHDLVEQLLFLARGDAGRNTLTRVPLNFAQLAFEVWEESDMIDASHHYVLGFDKSALADNRYQTVGDIAMLKQSLRIIVQNAARYSPAKTPITFDISYDEKNVQVSIEDEGMGISEAAVAHIFERFWRADNARAKSNDGSGLGLSIAKWIVDSHDGSIDVLSREGVGTRFSIAIPRVALR from the coding sequence ATGTCATCAGAGAAACGTAAGCGGATAGGAAAATGGGCAAAGAACCTGGTGAAGACGCGCTCAACCAGCCGCTCCGAATCTTCAACCGCCCGTTCCATCAGCTGGGGTTTTTGGTGGCGCAAGCTGCTCAATTATCTCTTCTTTAACCTGCTGCTTTTTGCCTGTGTGGCGCTCATCCTCGTGTACTCGTATAACAAGAGTCTGCCGCAAGGTACCTTTACCTTCGGATTTTTTCCCGCGCACTATCACGCGATCTCCCTTACCTTCCCCAACACGCTCAGTAGCTTTTCCACTGTCCGCTATATCGTCCACAGTCCTGACTCAAGCGTTACAGCGTTTGAGCTTGGAAAAGATCTCATTGCCCTCTGGCCTCTTTACGCAGCCGTTCTTATCTGGGAGCTCTTAGATCTCCTGCACTATTTCAATGACACGCGCCGCGTCAAACGAGCCCTGCTCCCCTTAAACACCCTTGCGCTCAAAGCAGAAAAGCTCGGCAACGCCGATCTTCTCGCCAGCGTTCACCCCAACGCTTCAACAGACGGCGCTTCGCTCAGCCACGGTAAAATGGAAAGCCTGGAACAGGCTATCGAACGGGCAAGTGTTGATTCGCCCCAAATTCACACCGGCAATGAAGACCTGGCCAGCATTGAAATCGCTCTCAATAAACTCCTGCACCAGATGCAGGAGGCGAAACTTCAGCAGATGCGCTTCGTCAACGACGCCAGCCATGAACTGCGCACGCCTATCGCGGTTATCCGAGGGTATACCGACATGCTTGACCGATGGGGCAAGACCGACGAAGCCGTGCTGGACGAATCAATCGCCGCGCTCAAATCGGAAAGCGAACACATGCACGACCTTGTCGAGCAGCTGCTCTTCCTTGCACGCGGCGACGCGGGCAGAAATACGCTTACCAGGGTTCCCTTGAATTTCGCGCAGCTTGCCTTTGAGGTATGGGAAGAATCAGACATGATTGACGCCAGCCATCACTATGTACTGGGGTTTGACAAATCAGCGCTTGCCGACAACCGCTACCAAACAGTCGGCGACATCGCGATGCTCAAACAGTCTCTGCGTATCATTGTTCAAAACGCCGCCCGTTATTCACCCGCCAAAACGCCCATTACCTTTGATATCTCCTATGACGAGAAGAACGTGCAGGTATCGATAGAAGATGAGGGCATGGGCATATCTGAAGCGGCAGTCGCTCACATTTTCGAGCGATTCTGGCGAGCCGATAATGCCCGTGCTAAAAGCAACGATGGTTCCGGCCTCGGATTATCTATTGCAAAGTGGATTGTCGACAGTCATGACGGCTCTATTGACGTGCTTTCGCGCGAAGGTGTAGGCACTCGTTTTAGCATTGCTATACCTCGCGTCGCGCTACGGTAA
- the treP gene encoding PTS system trehalose-specific EIIBC component: MAKYDHDARELLKLVGGKDNIAAASHCMTRMRFALKDPSKADVPAIEKLALVKGSFTQAGQFQVIIGNDVADFYDVFVGISGVSEASKQDVKSAALGNTNILQQAMGAIAEVFAPLIPAIITGGLILGFRNVLGEMPYFGPEGNQTLASLSVFWTGVYNFLWLIGEAVFHAGIPVGICWSITRKMGGTPMLGIVLGLTLISGQLMNAYAVPGATAADWATHTWDFDFAQVRMIGYQAQVIPAILAAITFNYLERFFKKITPSVIQMIVVPFCSLLLAVMAAHFVLGPIGWTLGSWIGNIVLAGITSPLAWLFGLVFGAVYAPLVITGLHHMSNAVDMQLIASSNNYGTPLWPMIALSNIAQGSSVLAMSILQKHDENAQQVNIPSIISCYLGVTEPAMFGVNLKYGFPFVCAMIGSSIAGGVCTAFGVNALSIGVGGLPGVLSIRPEFIGIFAVCMIIAVIIPFVLTFMVGKRQGIDKNEEVADGSAISTNGTDDDKSANAAVASATVAENLAAAADLVADGTIKACVNGAALTLAEVNDGVFSAGMMGDGLAIAPSDGSVLAPCDGVVSVMMEETGHAVGLKLPNDLELLIHIGLDTVEMKGEGFSCHVHQGDIVRSGQPLVTFDRNKVAAAGHKDTVLMIVTEPGQATDLAYVTSGQVKANETDVITY; the protein is encoded by the coding sequence ATGGCAAAGTACGACCATGATGCTCGGGAGCTCCTCAAGCTCGTTGGCGGCAAGGATAACATCGCGGCGGCTTCGCATTGCATGACCCGCATGCGTTTTGCCCTCAAGGATCCTTCTAAGGCCGATGTTCCTGCTATTGAAAAACTTGCATTGGTGAAAGGCAGTTTCACGCAGGCAGGCCAATTCCAGGTCATTATCGGTAACGACGTTGCAGACTTTTACGATGTCTTCGTCGGTATTTCCGGCGTAAGCGAGGCCTCAAAGCAAGATGTCAAATCCGCTGCTCTTGGAAATACCAACATCCTGCAGCAAGCTATGGGCGCCATTGCTGAGGTATTTGCTCCTCTTATCCCCGCCATCATTACTGGCGGTCTTATCTTGGGTTTCCGCAACGTCCTTGGCGAGATGCCCTACTTCGGACCTGAAGGCAACCAGACGCTAGCGTCGCTTTCCGTCTTTTGGACTGGCGTGTACAACTTCCTCTGGCTGATTGGCGAAGCAGTCTTCCACGCCGGCATCCCCGTTGGAATCTGCTGGTCAATTACGAGGAAGATGGGCGGCACCCCGATGCTTGGCATCGTGCTCGGCCTTACCCTCATCTCCGGCCAGCTGATGAACGCCTACGCCGTTCCGGGAGCAACCGCCGCCGATTGGGCCACCCATACCTGGGATTTTGACTTTGCTCAGGTTCGTATGATTGGCTATCAGGCGCAGGTCATCCCCGCTATTCTCGCCGCTATCACCTTCAACTACCTCGAACGCTTCTTCAAAAAGATCACTCCGTCCGTCATTCAGATGATTGTGGTGCCGTTCTGCTCGCTTCTGCTTGCCGTCATGGCCGCCCACTTTGTACTCGGCCCCATTGGCTGGACCCTCGGTTCTTGGATTGGCAATATCGTTCTTGCCGGCATCACAAGCCCGCTTGCCTGGCTCTTTGGCCTTGTTTTTGGCGCCGTATACGCTCCCCTTGTCATCACCGGCCTGCACCATATGTCCAACGCCGTTGACATGCAGCTCATCGCAAGCTCCAACAATTACGGCACGCCACTGTGGCCCATGATTGCACTTTCCAACATTGCTCAGGGCTCATCAGTTCTTGCCATGTCAATACTTCAGAAGCATGACGAGAATGCCCAGCAGGTCAATATTCCCTCTATTATCTCCTGCTACCTGGGCGTTACCGAACCTGCAATGTTCGGCGTCAACCTCAAGTATGGCTTCCCCTTCGTATGCGCCATGATCGGCAGCTCCATCGCGGGAGGCGTTTGTACTGCTTTCGGCGTCAACGCCCTCTCCATCGGTGTCGGCGGCCTGCCGGGCGTCCTCTCGATTCGCCCCGAATTTATCGGTATCTTTGCTGTCTGCATGATCATTGCCGTAATCATTCCTTTTGTCCTCACCTTTATGGTCGGCAAGCGTCAAGGTATCGACAAGAACGAGGAAGTCGCTGACGGCAGCGCTATAAGCACCAACGGTACTGACGATGACAAGAGCGCCAACGCCGCTGTCGCAAGCGCAACAGTCGCCGAAAATCTTGCCGCCGCAGCCGATCTTGTCGCTGACGGCACCATTAAAGCCTGCGTCAACGGAGCGGCTCTCACGCTTGCTGAAGTCAACGATGGCGTCTTTTCTGCCGGCATGATGGGAGACGGTCTTGCAATCGCACCGTCCGATGGCAGCGTTTTGGCACCCTGCGACGGCGTAGTGTCCGTCATGATGGAAGAAACAGGCCACGCTGTCGGGCTCAAGCTTCCCAATGACCTTGAACTGCTAATTCATATTGGCCTTGATACCGTCGAGATGAAAGGAGAAGGTTTCTCCTGCCATGTCCATCAGGGAGATATTGTTCGCAGCGGTCAACCGCTGGTAACATTCGACCGCAATAAAGTGGCCGCAGCAGGACACAAAGATACCGTCCTTATGATCGTGACCGAGCCGGGTCAGGCGACCGATTTAGCGTACGTCACCTCCGGACAAGTCAAAGCGAACGAGACCGACGTCATTACGTACTAA
- a CDS encoding ABC transporter ATP-binding protein, whose protein sequence is MDAQEVVQGETAQNPQQNSGQQKEETANQQPQVNPVAVLLEWSDRKGTYAFSVLLAIIGVMGSMVPYVVAGTMVVGIFNGVRDWSFYLQWGLIAAVGYIVQIIFHHFSTTVSHIATFATIANLRVRLAQKLTRVPMGYVLDTPSGTLKRLLVEKIDSIETTLAHAVPELTSNLTVVLAVFIYLAILDWRLALATLLTIVVGLGCLAGMMKDYAFWYQNTITTGKEMNNASVEYVSGIEVIKAFGQSASSYEKFSKAVYASAHAFIDWMSHCQIWQDAMLSVAPATLVTVLPLGCLFVMQGTLSPSTFVMCAVLSLGVFQPLYAAMSFGDSLAQVGTIVEEISEVLNYPDQKRAEKPCALEGTDIVLTDVHFAYDADEVIHGIDLTVASGQVTAFVGPSGSGKSTLARLVAGFWDPTEGSVSIGGKDIRMLAASQLADLVAYVDQDSYLFDETIMDNIRMGRKGATDDEVIACAKASGCHNFIQSLPDGYQTVVGGSGGHLSGGERQRVAIARAMLKNAPIILLDEATAYADPESEAEVESAVAKLVAGKTLVVIAHRLSTVQNADKIVVVNDGRIEAQGTHDQLMDTCPLYATMYRAHMGALDEA, encoded by the coding sequence ATGGATGCACAAGAGGTTGTGCAGGGGGAGACTGCGCAAAATCCCCAACAAAATTCCGGACAGCAGAAGGAAGAGACTGCAAATCAGCAGCCTCAAGTAAATCCCGTAGCCGTGCTGCTTGAGTGGTCAGACAGAAAGGGTACCTACGCGTTCTCCGTTCTTCTCGCCATTATTGGCGTTATGGGGAGCATGGTGCCGTATGTCGTTGCCGGCACTATGGTGGTCGGCATTTTTAACGGCGTTCGGGATTGGTCATTTTACCTGCAGTGGGGTCTTATCGCTGCCGTAGGCTATATCGTGCAGATTATCTTCCATCATTTTTCGACAACGGTTTCCCACATTGCGACGTTTGCTACCATCGCAAACCTGCGCGTTCGTCTTGCGCAGAAGCTCACACGCGTTCCTATGGGATACGTGCTGGATACTCCGTCAGGCACGCTTAAGCGCCTGCTTGTTGAGAAAATAGACAGTATCGAAACAACACTTGCTCATGCCGTTCCCGAGCTGACGTCAAACCTCACCGTTGTTCTTGCGGTCTTTATATATCTGGCGATTCTTGACTGGCGCCTGGCTCTTGCCACGCTGCTGACTATCGTCGTGGGCCTGGGCTGCCTGGCGGGCATGATGAAAGACTACGCGTTCTGGTATCAAAATACCATTACTACCGGCAAAGAGATGAATAACGCCTCGGTTGAGTATGTTTCGGGCATTGAGGTTATTAAGGCGTTCGGCCAGTCGGCAAGTTCCTACGAAAAGTTCTCAAAGGCGGTGTACGCTTCCGCACATGCTTTTATCGACTGGATGAGCCACTGCCAAATTTGGCAGGACGCTATGCTTTCTGTCGCTCCCGCGACATTGGTGACGGTACTGCCGCTGGGATGCCTCTTTGTTATGCAGGGTACGCTTTCGCCTTCAACGTTTGTTATGTGCGCGGTGTTGTCGCTTGGCGTCTTTCAACCTTTGTATGCCGCGATGAGCTTTGGCGATTCGCTTGCCCAGGTTGGAACAATTGTTGAGGAGATTTCAGAGGTACTGAACTACCCCGACCAAAAGCGTGCCGAGAAGCCCTGCGCGCTTGAAGGTACTGACATTGTGCTCACTGATGTTCATTTTGCCTACGATGCCGATGAGGTCATTCACGGCATCGATCTTACGGTTGCATCCGGCCAGGTAACGGCATTCGTTGGCCCCAGCGGTTCCGGCAAGTCGACCCTCGCGCGCCTTGTTGCGGGATTCTGGGATCCCACTGAAGGTTCGGTTTCTATTGGAGGAAAGGATATCCGCATGCTGGCAGCGTCCCAGCTTGCTGACCTTGTGGCCTATGTTGATCAAGACAGTTACCTTTTTGATGAAACTATTATGGACAACATCCGGATGGGCCGCAAAGGCGCTACGGACGATGAGGTTATCGCGTGCGCTAAGGCATCCGGGTGTCACAACTTTATACAGTCGCTTCCTGACGGCTATCAAACAGTTGTAGGAGGCTCGGGTGGTCATCTGTCGGGCGGCGAGCGCCAGCGCGTAGCTATCGCGCGTGCGATGCTCAAAAACGCACCAATCATCTTACTTGACGAGGCTACGGCGTATGCGGACCCCGAGTCGGAAGCTGAAGTCGAGTCTGCGGTAGCAAAACTTGTAGCTGGCAAAACGCTCGTAGTCATTGCGCACCGCCTTTCGACTGTGCAAAATGCCGACAAAATCGTGGTTGTCAACGACGGACGCATCGAGGCTCAAGGCACGCATGACCAGCTGATGGATACCTGTCCGCTCTATGCGACTATGTACCGCGCACATATGGGCGCACTTGACGAGGCTTAA
- a CDS encoding 3-hydroxyacyl-CoA dehydrogenase, with translation MDISNVKKVTVAGGGVLGSQIAFQTAYMGYDTTIWLRTDASIGRAQPKIDRLKEIYLNTLEALKTNPSAYAYGLVAQEEITAEKLDELKKQVEKVYAHLKLTVDWDEAFNDADFVIESVAEEPKQKIAFYTELAKHLPEKTVVATNSSTMIPSMFSAYTGRPEKYLALHFANEIWKNPLAEVMGHADTAQENLDLVVAFAASIRMIPVKVLKEQPGYLLNSMLVPLLSAAEGLWAGGVGSPEDIDKAWMIGTGAPAGPFRILDIIGLTTAYNVGMLNPKAQQEGTLENRIVTLLKEKIDAGEQGINAGKGFYSYKK, from the coding sequence ATGGATATTTCAAACGTAAAAAAGGTAACTGTTGCCGGCGGAGGCGTCCTTGGCAGCCAAATCGCTTTTCAGACGGCATACATGGGATACGACACCACCATTTGGCTTCGTACCGACGCGTCGATTGGTCGCGCGCAGCCCAAGATTGATCGTCTTAAGGAGATTTATCTGAATACCCTTGAGGCTCTCAAAACCAATCCAAGCGCATACGCGTACGGTCTTGTCGCTCAGGAAGAGATTACTGCAGAGAAACTCGATGAGCTTAAGAAGCAGGTTGAAAAGGTATACGCTCATCTGAAGCTTACCGTTGACTGGGACGAAGCATTCAACGATGCCGATTTTGTCATTGAATCCGTCGCCGAAGAGCCAAAGCAGAAAATCGCGTTTTATACCGAGCTCGCAAAGCATCTGCCCGAGAAGACCGTTGTCGCGACAAACAGCTCAACCATGATTCCCAGCATGTTTTCCGCATACACTGGCCGTCCAGAAAAGTACCTCGCGCTGCACTTTGCCAACGAAATCTGGAAGAACCCGCTTGCGGAAGTTATGGGACATGCAGATACCGCACAGGAAAATCTCGATCTGGTGGTAGCGTTTGCCGCAAGCATCCGTATGATTCCTGTCAAAGTATTGAAAGAGCAGCCTGGCTATCTCTTGAATTCAATGCTCGTTCCCTTGCTATCAGCAGCCGAGGGTCTTTGGGCAGGTGGCGTAGGTTCGCCGGAGGACATCGACAAGGCATGGATGATTGGTACCGGCGCTCCGGCAGGACCGTTCAGGATTTTAGACATCATCGGCCTTACGACCGCTTATAACGTTGGTATGCTCAATCCTAAGGCTCAGCAGGAAGGCACACTCGAAAACCGCATTGTTACACTTCTTAAAGAGAAGATTGATGCAGGAGAGCAGGGCATTAACGCCGGCAAGGGCTTCTATTCGTACAAAAAGTAG
- the treR gene encoding trehalose operon repressor — MRTIYDEIYRDLLTKIEQGVYPYQSLIPSEATLTKEYACSHNTLRKAIALLSQQGALQPVHGKGVRVIYQKRPRALFELGGIETFKEAAQRNDLDAKTKVVTFERVTADAELAARTGFEEGANLYYVVRVRIINGKALILDYNYFLAELAANLTEDKARRSIYEYLENKLDMQIATSKRTVTVERVTAEDRRFLDLDSTDYLAVVTGQTFDSYGRMFEFTQSRHRPDYFSFFTVARREV, encoded by the coding sequence ATGAGAACAATTTATGATGAAATTTATCGCGATCTTTTAACAAAGATTGAGCAAGGAGTATATCCCTATCAGTCGCTGATTCCTTCTGAGGCCACTCTGACCAAGGAATATGCCTGCTCGCATAATACCTTGAGAAAAGCGATCGCCCTTTTGAGCCAACAGGGAGCGCTGCAGCCAGTGCATGGCAAGGGAGTTCGCGTTATTTATCAGAAACGGCCGCGCGCCTTGTTTGAGCTGGGTGGTATAGAAACTTTCAAAGAAGCCGCTCAGCGCAACGATCTTGATGCCAAAACAAAGGTAGTCACGTTTGAGCGCGTTACGGCTGATGCCGAGCTGGCGGCACGTACCGGTTTTGAAGAAGGAGCCAATCTCTACTATGTGGTTCGTGTCCGGATAATTAACGGTAAGGCTCTGATTTTGGACTACAACTACTTTCTTGCCGAGCTTGCAGCCAACCTTACGGAGGATAAGGCGAGACGCTCTATCTATGAATACCTCGAAAATAAACTCGACATGCAAATCGCAACTAGCAAACGAACCGTTACCGTGGAGCGGGTGACAGCGGAAGATCGGCGTTTTCTTGACCTTGACAGCACTGATTATCTTGCGGTTGTGACAGGGCAGACATTTGACAGCTATGGCAGAATGTTTGAGTTTACGCAGTCAAGGCACCGGCCGGACTACTTCTCGTTTTTTACCGTAGCGCGACGCGAGGTATAG
- a CDS encoding DUF4342 domain-containing protein, with protein sequence MEKLEKVEFIREKCAVSYGDAKAALDACGDNVLDAIIWLEKQGKTAQQATSYTTEANAQPEVSPEMEAAQAAYQASSKKSEFSQHVDSAWGDFKKLLNKGVETKFIATRHGEQIITMPVIIPIIGLFIWGFTIWLLIIGLFFDMRYHIKGAHPVTVDVNDAMDKVADAAETIKKDVTVND encoded by the coding sequence ATGGAGAAACTAGAAAAAGTAGAGTTCATTCGCGAGAAGTGCGCTGTGAGCTATGGGGATGCCAAGGCAGCTCTTGATGCCTGCGGTGACAACGTACTCGACGCTATCATCTGGCTTGAAAAACAGGGCAAGACGGCTCAGCAAGCAACAAGCTACACCACCGAAGCCAATGCGCAACCGGAGGTTTCACCGGAGATGGAAGCGGCGCAAGCGGCCTACCAGGCATCCAGCAAAAAATCAGAGTTTTCTCAGCATGTAGACTCAGCTTGGGGAGATTTCAAAAAACTGCTGAACAAAGGTGTCGAAACCAAATTTATTGCTACGCGCCATGGCGAGCAAATCATAACCATGCCTGTCATTATCCCCATCATCGGCCTCTTTATTTGGGGATTCACCATTTGGCTGCTCATCATCGGCCTCTTTTTTGATATGCGCTATCACATCAAGGGAGCGCATCCGGTCACGGTCGATGTCAACGACGCCATGGACAAAGTAGCCGACGCCGCTGAAACCATTAAGAAAGACGTTACCGTAAACGACTAG
- a CDS encoding response regulator transcription factor, which produces MTRILIVEDEEKIARFIELELTHEDYEVDKALDGRTGVEMALSTEYDLILLDILLPQLNGLEVLRRIRREKNTPTIMLTARDSVMDKVAGLDAGADDYLTKPFAIEELLARIRVALKHHDATSDSSHSTSEAPATNSFTMKGVTLDVDRREVCVGHNSVELTNKEFEVLHMLMEHAGVVMSRERIASGALGYDFIGDTNNVDVHIAHLRAKLDDRYNIKLISTVRGVGYVIRET; this is translated from the coding sequence ATGACCAGGATACTTATCGTTGAGGATGAAGAAAAGATCGCCCGTTTCATAGAACTCGAACTGACGCATGAGGACTATGAGGTGGATAAGGCGCTGGACGGCAGAACCGGCGTTGAAATGGCACTCTCAACCGAGTATGACCTCATCCTGCTTGATATTCTTCTTCCCCAGCTTAACGGTCTTGAAGTCCTGAGGCGGATTCGCCGCGAGAAGAACACGCCCACCATCATGCTGACCGCACGTGATTCTGTCATGGACAAAGTTGCCGGACTGGACGCGGGCGCTGACGATTACCTCACAAAGCCTTTTGCCATTGAGGAACTTCTCGCCCGCATTCGTGTAGCGCTCAAACACCATGACGCGACTAGCGATTCCTCTCACTCAACGTCTGAGGCCCCGGCAACCAACTCCTTTACGATGAAGGGAGTTACCCTCGATGTAGATCGCCGCGAGGTATGCGTGGGCCACAATTCCGTAGAACTTACCAACAAAGAGTTTGAAGTTCTGCACATGCTTATGGAGCATGCCGGCGTTGTTATGAGCCGCGAGCGCATCGCGTCCGGCGCCCTGGGCTACGATTTTATAGGCGATACCAACAACGTTGACGTACATATCGCCCACCTGCGCGCCAAGCTTGACGACCGCTACAACATCAAACTCATCAGCACTGTCCGCGGAGTGGGATATGTCATCAGAGAAACGTAA